The region CCATTTGGTTGGAGACAACTTTTCTTTCAGGTTCCGGTCTAGGTTCAGCAAGCATGGACTAGAATTCGTCTAACTGCTGCTGAAGTTTGGATGCTGTTTCTTATCTATTTCTATATCCACTGTTTGCGTTGAGGCGCTGATGGCTAAATCTTCTTCCAACTCTTCTACAACTGACAACTCTTCAGAAAAGAAAAAAGCTTTAAATCTCGTAGTAACGCAAATTGAGCGGAACTTCGGGAAGGGCAGCATTATGCGCCTGGGGGATGCGACTCGGATGAAAGTTGAGACAATTCCCACAGGTGCGTTAACACTGGATCTGGCATTAGGAGGTGGTCTACCCAAGGGTCGGGTCATCGAAATCTATGGTCCCGAAAGTTCTGGTAAGACTACGCTGGCGCTTCATGCAGTTGCGGAAGTGCAGAAGTCTGGTGGAATTGCGGCTTTTGTTGATGCTGAACACGCCCTCGATCCGTCTTATGCATCTGCCCTGGGTGTGGATATTGATAATTTGCTGGTGTCTCAGCCAGATACCGGAGAAGCTGCACTGGAAATTGTGGATCAGCTGGTGCGATCGACCGCAGTTGACATCATCGTGGTGGATTCGGTGGCAGCGCTGGTACCCCGTGCCGAAATTGAAGGTGAAATGGGGGATGCCCATGTTGGGCTGCAGGCTCGATTAATGAGCCAAGCCCTACGAAAGATTGCTGGAAACATGGGCAAATCTGGTTGTACCGTCATCTTCTTAAACCAATTGCGCCAAAAAATTGGAGTTACCTATGGCAACCCAGAAACGACTACAGGAGGACAGGCACTTAAGTTTTACGCTTCTGTACGGTTGGATATTCGTCGCATTCAAACCTTAAAGAAGGGAACAGATGAGTATGGCAACCGCGCCAAGGTAAAAGTCGCTAAAAATAAAGTTGCTCCGCCCTTCCGCATTGCGGAGTTTGACATTATTTTTGGGAAGGGTATTTCCAGCTTGGGTTGTCTGGTTGATTTAGCTGAAGAAACAGGGGTAATTGTTCGTAAAGGAGCCTGGTACAGCTACAACGGCGACAACATTGCCCAAGGACGAGACAATGCCATTAAGTATTTAGAGGAACGGCCGGAACTAAGACAAAAGGTAGATCAAGAAGTTCGCCAAAAACTAGAAATGGGCGCAGTGGTCTCTGCGAACTCGATTGGTCATGCGGATGGAAATGATGACGAGGAAGAGAACTATTTAGAAGAAGAGGAATAAAGTCTTTTTTTCTTCAACGATTCAAAAACCGATCTAAAATTTCGTCTTTTTGAACCTTACTTAACTCCGAAGTTCCTGTCTCAAGGTGGTCTTGAGATATGGGAGATTTAAGAAACAATGAAGTTTCTTTTTC is a window of Leptolyngbyaceae cyanobacterium JSC-12 DNA encoding:
- a CDS encoding protein RecA (IMG reference gene:2510095035~PFAM: recA bacterial DNA recombination protein~TIGRFAM: protein RecA); this translates as MAKSSSNSSTTDNSSEKKKALNLVVTQIERNFGKGSIMRLGDATRMKVETIPTGALTLDLALGGGLPKGRVIEIYGPESSGKTTLALHAVAEVQKSGGIAAFVDAEHALDPSYASALGVDIDNLLVSQPDTGEAALEIVDQLVRSTAVDIIVVDSVAALVPRAEIEGEMGDAHVGLQARLMSQALRKIAGNMGKSGCTVIFLNQLRQKIGVTYGNPETTTGGQALKFYASVRLDIRRIQTLKKGTDEYGNRAKVKVAKNKVAPPFRIAEFDIIFGKGISSLGCLVDLAEETGVIVRKGAWYSYNGDNIAQGRDNAIKYLEERPELRQKVDQEVRQKLEMGAVVSANSIGHADGNDDEEENYLEEEE